The Humulus lupulus chromosome 3, drHumLupu1.1, whole genome shotgun sequence genome window below encodes:
- the LOC133822246 gene encoding protein SIEVE ELEMENT OCCLUSION B-like, with product MEAKLVGLPKHDQSIASSFLGQARSSRAHAGGVTEDTELGRKVIATHESNERGFYVQPVLAVIDVIFNRASEDIFKFNQGSVSQWDIVVPDEDVVDLPARVITAISLEMYSKCSAGVDVHVIVMDILRLVKHYSWEVKVVLVLVSLMITFGKFRLVLQHYTTNPLPKAIALLKQLPEILEHLHDLKPTLDALFALIGEIIDTTKKLVEFYDLPEVIAADANVPTVAYWSIRSIVVASTQMFALTGSLPIDLLTESWELSSLAHKLNNIKRLHLVELIERCLTIMQEKIDNEAFWELDRIFTTPHLDNTRALSTLFHYKDGQPALYDCYIKRKVATEELSNKTVALFITDLDFNLQRGQEYKILERMYQQKKHSPTKMDSQNEIVWVPILDNWDEDKLNLFETLKKQMEWHSIDHPSVVSTVVRRYIKEKWNFKKKPMLVVIDKQGSIVHHDAINMICIWGSAAYPFTVNREKLLWEEMSWSVELLLDNLEPNLNAWIQEGKHICLYGGEDVEWIRDFTIAAKKVAREAGIMLECVYVGKSQTKERLVTTIIDTIQQENLSRTLDRNLISYFWLRLMRMLESKRQLTKFDDTRYDHIMEGITVILSYDSSDYSKGRWAVMSKDIGEMVRSTGTHMLKALNEHRLWKPRQQEIGFVPALDEYLKESVQPNEPHHCTSLVLPSGGALPDVMKCCDCGRLMETYTLFRCCLE from the exons ATGGAGGCCAAGCTGGTTGGGCTACCCAAACATGATCAGAGCATTGCTTCTAGTTTTCTTGGGCAGGCCCGTTCGAGCCGTGCGCACGCTGGTGGTGTAACAGAGGACACTGAGTTGGGCAGGAAAGTCATTGCCACACATGAATCTAACGAGCGTGGGTTTTATGTCCAGCCTGTTCTGGCCGTCATCGATGTCATATTCAACCGTGCAAGTGAAGACATCTTCAAATTTAATCAG GGTTCGGTTTCACAATGGGACATTGTTGTGCCGGATGAGGATGTGGTTGATCTTCCAGCCAGGGTCATCACTGCAATTTCCCTTGAG ATGTACAGTAAGTGCTCGGCTGGTGTAGATGTGCACGTGATTGTCATGGACATACTACGGCTAGTGAAGCACTACAGCTGGGAAGTGAAGGTTGTACTAGTCTTGGTATCTTTAATGATCACTTTCGGTAAGTTCCGGCTTGTTCTTCAGCATTACACGACTAATCCACTCCCAAAAGCAATTGCTCTTCTTAAGCAATTGCCCGAAATACTGGAGCATCTTCACGATCTGAAACCAACACTAGATGCACTCTTTGCTCTTATTGGGGAAATTATCGACACCACCAAGAAACTTGTCGAGTTTTATGATCTCCCTGAAGTTATTGCTGCCGATGCTAATGTTCCCACTGTTGCTTATTGGAGCATAAGAAGCATAGTCGTTGCCTCAACTCAAATGTTCGCCCTCACTGGCTCCTTACCAATTGA TCTCTTGACGGAGTCCTGGGAGCTGTCATCCTTGGCTCACAAGCTAAACAACATCAAAAGGCTTCACCTAGTGGAGTTAATTGAACGTTGTTTAACAATCATGC AGGAGAAAATAGATAATGAAGCTTTCTGGGAGCTTGACCGCATTTTCACAACACCACACCTCGACAACACTAGAGCTTTGTCTACTTTGTTCCACTACAAGGATGGCCAACCAGCACTCTATGATTGCTACATAAAGAGAAAG GTTGCCACCGAGGAATTGAGCAACAAGACTGTAGCCCTATTCATTACAGATCTAGATTTCAATCTCCAGCGTGGGCAAGAATACAAAATCTTGGAACGAATGTATCAGCAAAAGAAGCATAGCCCAACCAAAATGGATAGTCAGAACGAGATAGTTTGGGTCCCAATTCTTGACAATTGGGATGAAGACAAACTCAATCTCTTTGAGACACTAAAAAAACAGATGGAATGGCACTCGATTGACCATCCTTCGGTGGTATCAACGGTGGTAAGAAGGTACATCAAAGAGAAGTGGAACTTCAAGAAAAAACCTATGCTTGTGGTTATAGACAAACAAGGTTCGATCGTGCACCATGATGCTATCAACATGATATGCATTTGGGGAAGCGCTGCCTACCCTTTTACCGTCAACAGAGAAAAATTGTTGTGGGAGGAGATGAGCTGGTCAGTTGAACTTCTCCTTGACAACCTCGAGCCTAATTTGAATGCCTGG ATTCAAGAGGGAAAACACATTTGCTTGTATGGAGGTGAAGACGTGGAGTGGATCAGGGATTTCACAATAGCTGCAAAAAAGGTGGCAAGAGAGGCCGGCATCATGCTAGAGTGTGTTTACGTTGGAAAGAGCCAAACTAAGGAGAGACTTGTGACGACCATTATTGACACAATCCAGCAAGAGAATTTGAGCAGAACTCTTGACCGTAACCTCATAAGTTACTTCTGGTTAAGGCTGATGAGAATGTTGGAATCCAAGCGACAATTGACCAAGTTTGACGACACAAGGTATGACCACATAATGGAAGGGATCACTGTAATTTTGAGCTACGACTCTAGTGATTACAGCAAGGGAAGGTGGGCTGTGATGAGTAAGGATATTGGTGAAATGGTTAGGAGCACAGGGACACATATGCTCAAAGCCTTGAATGAGCACAGACTCTGGAAGCCACGGCAGCAGGAGATTGGGTTCGTGCCTGCCCTCGATGAGTACCTCAAGGAGTCTGTCCAGCCCAACGAGCCACACCACTGCACCAGCCTCGTTCTGCCATCGGGTGGGGCCTTGCCTGATGTCATGAAGTGTTGTGATTGTGGCCGTCTAATGGAAACATACACATTGTTCCGTTGCTGCCTAGAATGA